A genomic segment from Amphiprion ocellaris isolate individual 3 ecotype Okinawa chromosome 17, ASM2253959v1, whole genome shotgun sequence encodes:
- the gas1b gene encoding growth arrest-specific protein 1b: MASRATLMERAVTFICSVLILIIGLCVGSPNHNHRLVCWKAILKCHGEPDCHYAYDQYLYACASVISGDRKKCPSHCISSLIQLNLTQSGPALEDCDCALDPVCRSTKQAIEPCLPRTSTMGCTEARLQCEMDASCSLAMREYLFHCRKLFGGQRCSDGCRRVIANMRSIPKAQQLDTCVCDGTERNICEYIKVSMKTFCSDSGDRFAGSGFSDSEEDSEDDYIDQEDYQYVENSSGCPTCHTALGVLTTILVLRKFM; encoded by the coding sequence ATGGCAAGTCGTGCCACATTGATGGAGCGCGCTGTGACTTTCATATGCAGTGTGCTGATCTTAATCATCGGGCTCTGTGTCGGATCTCCAAACCACAACCACCGGCTGGTTTGCTGGAAAGCGATCCTCAAGTGTCACGGAGAGCCGGATTGCCATTACGCCTACGATCAGTACCTCTATGCCTGCGCGTCTGTCATCAGCGGGGATCGCAAGAAGTGTCCCAGCCACTGCATATCCTCCCTGATCCAGCTCAACCTCACCCAGAGCGGCCCGGCTCTGGAGGACTGCGACTGCGCCCTGGACCCGGTGTGCCGGAGCACCAAACAAGCCATCGAGCCGTGCCTGCCGCGGACCAGCACCATGGGCTGCACCGAGGCGCGGCTGCAGTGCGAGATGGACGCGTCCTGCAGCCTTGCCATGAGAGAGTATCTGTTCCACTGCCGAAAACTCTTCGGAGGACAGAGGTGCTCGGACGGATGCCGCAGGGTGATCGCCAACATGCGCTCCATACCCAAAGCGCAGCAGCTGGACACTTGTGTGTGCGATGGCACCGAGAGGAACATATGCGAGTACATAAAAGTGAGCATGAAAACTTTCTGCTCGGATTCCGGTGACAGGTTCGCGGGCAGCGGGTTTTCAGACTCTGAGGAGGACAGTGAGGACGATTATATCGACCAGGAGGATTATCAGTATGTGGAAAACTCCAGTGGCTGCCCAACTTGTCATACTGCGCTCGGAGTTTTGACCACCATTTTGGTTTTACGCAAATTTATGTGA
- the fbp1b gene encoding fructose-1,6-bisphosphatase 1b, translated as MSEKGAFDTNVLTLTRFVLEEGRKAHGTGELTNLLNSICTAVKAISTAVRKAGIANLYGIAGSTNVTGDQVKKLDVLSNDLVINMIKSSFTSCVLVSEEDEKAIIVEPDKRGKYIVCFDPLDGSSNIDCLVSIGTIFAIYRKTTDGEPLENDALQPGRNIVAAGYALYGSATMMVLSTGQGVNCFMLDPAIGEFILVDRDVKIKKKGKIYSLNEGYAQHFYPDVTEYIQKKKYPEDGSAPYGSRYVGSMVADVHRTLVYGGIFLYPANVKSPKGKLRLLYECNPMAFIMEQAGGMATTGSTNVLDIQPTNIHQRVPVVLGSPDDVQEYIAIYKKHNK; from the exons ATGTCTGAGAAAGGAGCCTTCGACACCAACGTGCTGACTCTCACCAGGTTTGTTCTGGAGGAGGGCAGGAAGGCCCATGGAACAGGTGAGCTGACAAACCTGCTCAACTCCATCTGCACTGCTGTCAAAGCCATTTCAACCGCTGTAAGGAAGGCTGGGATTGCTAACCT ATATGGCATTGCTGGAAGCACCAATGTGACAGGAGACCAGGTGAAGAAGCTGGACGTCCTGTCCAATGACCTGGTCATCAACATGATCAAGTCCTCCTTCACTTCCTGTGTTCTGGTCTCAGAGGAAGACGAGAAGGCCATCATTGTGGAGCCAGACAAGAGA GGAAAATACATTGTGTGCTTTGATCCACTGGATGGTTCATCCAACATTGACTGTCTTGTCTCCATTGGAACAATCTTTGCCATCTACAGAAAG ACCACAGATGGGGAGCCATTAGAGAACGATGCTCTGCAGCCTGGAAGGAACATCGTAGCAGCTGGTTATGCCCTGTATGGCAGTGCCACCATGATGGTGCTCTCCACTGGTCAAGGAGTCAACTGCTTCATGCTTGATCCC gCAATTGGAGAGTTCATCTTGGTGGATCGAGATGTGAAGAttaagaaaaagggaaaaatctACAGTTTGAATGAAGGATATGCACAGCATTTTTATCCAGATGTCACAGAGTACATACAAAAGAAGAAATACCCAGAG GATGGTTCTGCTCCTTACGGCAGCCGGTATGTCGGTTCAATGGTAGCTGATGTTCATCGTACTTTGGTGTATGGAGGAATCTTTTTATATCCTGCTAATGTGAAGAGTCCTAAGGGCAAG CTGAGGCTGCTGTATGAGTGCAACCCCATGGCCTTCATCATGGAGCAGGCAGGAGGCATGGCCACTACTGGATCCACAAATGTTTTGGACATCCAGCCAACCAACATCCACCAGAGAGTCCCTGTGGTCCTGGGATCCCCTGATGATGTGCAGGAGTATATTGCCATCTACAAGAAGCACAACAAATGA